In one window of Pseudobdellovibrionaceae bacterium DNA:
- a CDS encoding DoxX family membrane protein, whose protein sequence is MTPVDGVPEYGRMGVAFLESIKYVGHLFPVAFFRIYVGYYFFHGALERLETGYLREAHLAGAVQEWIPHTTAAEWYIDLIQSVIVPYWQAFSYLLTGCEFFIGISFIVGFLVRPAALIGIFLYLNFVYADVQSLGDLTEVYLAVFVMMFWLGAGRCLGFDYFFFKRQRGIWW, encoded by the coding sequence TTGACACCAGTGGATGGCGTGCCGGAGTATGGTCGCATGGGCGTGGCATTTTTAGAAAGTATTAAATATGTAGGTCATCTGTTTCCGGTGGCGTTTTTTCGAATTTATGTCGGGTATTATTTTTTTCACGGAGCCCTGGAACGACTGGAGACTGGATATTTGAGGGAAGCTCACTTGGCCGGCGCAGTGCAAGAGTGGATTCCTCACACCACGGCGGCAGAGTGGTACATAGATCTTATACAATCCGTCATTGTGCCTTATTGGCAGGCCTTTTCGTACCTTTTGACGGGCTGTGAATTTTTCATTGGTATTTCCTTTATTGTGGGCTTTTTGGTCCGTCCTGCGGCGTTGATTGGAATTTTTTTGTACCTCAACTTCGTTTATGCCGATGTCCAGTCGCTCGGAGATCTCACTGAGGTGTATCTTGCCGTATTTGTGATGATGTTTTGGCTTGGGGCAGGGCGCTGTTTGGGTTTTGATTATTTCTTTTTTAAACGCCAGCGAGGCATCTGGTGGTAA
- a CDS encoding MerC domain-containing protein — protein MTREDVSDRLGVFISSVCIFHCTVVPILLAALPTLGLQWLNHNPQVHFGLFLLMLILASAAFAWRFTKHRSLRPGVWMGTGVLLVGLGHFVLSNHQTHENHGQSSHHHGTTHHATMAINHSATTMAIGAYGPTLFAIAGGIFLIIGHRLNQKLGRQCCRVKEMH, from the coding sequence GTGACTCGAGAAGATGTTTCTGATCGCCTAGGAGTTTTCATTTCCAGTGTTTGTATCTTTCACTGCACGGTGGTTCCCATACTGCTCGCAGCCCTTCCGACTCTGGGCCTTCAATGGCTTAACCATAACCCGCAAGTGCATTTTGGTCTTTTTCTTTTGATGCTGATATTGGCATCGGCGGCGTTTGCTTGGAGATTCACCAAGCACCGCTCACTTCGGCCAGGAGTTTGGATGGGTACAGGAGTTTTGCTAGTGGGCCTTGGGCATTTTGTCTTGTCTAATCATCAAACCCATGAAAATCACGGGCAGAGCTCCCATCATCATGGGACCACCCATCACGCCACTATGGCCATAAACCACTCGGCGACGACCATGGCAATTGGCGCCTATGGGCCCACACTTTTTGCCATTGCCGGGGGAATATTTTTAATCATTGGGCATCGGCTGAACCAAAAGTTGGGGCGCCAGTGCTGCCGCGTCAAAGAGATGCATTGA
- the elbB gene encoding isoprenoid biosynthesis glyoxalase ElbB: MKKIAVVLSGCGFKDGSELTEAVSTLIALSESHANYKAFSPSVDFEAVDHLSGEPLGRRNTLSESARISRGQIADLTQLNVDDYDALVFPGGYGAAKNLCDWASKGAKCQVHPQVEKAILDFHQQNKPIGAICIAPALVARVLGSHGVTVTIGNDVETSREIEKTGAVHVNCPVDDYVTDRETKVITTPAYMYDAKPHEVFTGIQKLVRELVEMA; this comes from the coding sequence ATGAAAAAGATAGCCGTGGTGTTGTCGGGTTGCGGTTTTAAAGATGGATCTGAACTCACCGAAGCTGTGAGTACATTGATTGCACTGTCTGAGAGCCACGCCAACTACAAGGCCTTCTCCCCATCCGTTGATTTTGAGGCTGTGGATCATTTATCGGGCGAACCGCTGGGAAGGAGAAATACTCTTTCTGAGTCCGCTCGTATTTCTCGTGGTCAAATCGCTGATTTAACCCAATTGAATGTGGACGATTATGACGCGCTTGTTTTTCCCGGCGGCTATGGGGCTGCCAAAAATCTCTGTGATTGGGCCAGTAAAGGGGCTAAGTGCCAAGTGCACCCGCAAGTGGAAAAAGCCATTTTAGATTTTCACCAGCAAAACAAACCCATCGGTGCCATCTGCATTGCGCCCGCTTTAGTGGCTCGAGTTTTGGGATCTCACGGAGTAACGGTCACCATTGGAAATGACGTTGAAACTTCGCGCGAGATTGAAAAAACCGGAGCCGTCCACGTCAATTGCCCTGTGGATGATTATGTCACCGACCGCGAAACAAAGGTCATCACCACTCCGGCTTACATGTATGACGCTAAACCACACGAAGTCTTTACCGGCATTCAAAAGCTCGTTCGAGAACTTGTGGAAATGGCTTAG
- the nth gene encoding endonuclease III — protein sequence MAKGLEKTRKTSAKKVTKKENAEAKQHRVDAILRLLKRYYPNPECALHHKNPVELLIATILSAQCTDERVNLVTKNLFAKYTSARAFAEADLSGLEEDVRPTGFFRNKAKNIKSCCQDLVDHYGGEVPQDLEQLVALAGVGRKTANVVLGNAFDVASGVVVDTHVGRLSRRLGLVASKNPELIERELMKLIPKKYWIVFSHWLIQHGRLVCKARKPQCEVCFLEEHCPKLI from the coding sequence GTGGCAAAAGGTCTAGAAAAAACTCGAAAAACCTCAGCAAAAAAAGTCACGAAAAAGGAAAACGCTGAGGCAAAACAGCATCGAGTGGACGCCATTTTACGCCTATTGAAGCGGTATTATCCCAATCCCGAATGTGCCTTGCATCACAAAAATCCTGTGGAGCTTCTGATTGCCACTATTCTCAGTGCACAATGTACAGATGAACGTGTGAACCTGGTGACCAAAAATCTATTTGCCAAATACACTTCGGCCAGAGCGTTTGCTGAAGCCGATCTTTCAGGCCTAGAAGAAGACGTCAGACCCACGGGCTTTTTTCGCAATAAAGCTAAAAATATTAAATCCTGCTGCCAAGATCTTGTGGATCACTATGGTGGAGAGGTTCCGCAAGATTTAGAACAGCTCGTCGCGCTTGCAGGAGTGGGTCGAAAAACAGCCAATGTGGTTTTGGGCAATGCCTTTGATGTGGCCTCTGGCGTGGTGGTTGATACCCATGTGGGGCGCCTGAGTCGGCGTCTGGGGTTGGTGGCGTCAAAAAACCCAGAGCTGATAGAAAGAGAACTAATGAAACTGATTCCCAAAAAGTACTGGATTGTATTTTCACATTGGTTGATCCAGCATGGGCGTCTTGTTTGTAAGGCCAGGAAACCTCAATGTGAGGTGTGTTTTCTTGAGGAGCACTGTCCGAAATTGATTTGA
- a CDS encoding GNAT family N-acetyltransferase: MEGPRAPKESELSDVIEFLDRYLRPQCEWSIRDEYPNSLCISNQSNIRVIMDGPKVISHAVVKYLIIKTKVGLFRVAAIGSVLTHPDYRSQGLSQKILKDCLQLAESQGCDFSILWTDLYEFYRRMDFELAGSEVSFLIDRELAAPFDTQIKVLNSPQVQPEALLKLYGAHTVTSMRNVNDIRQFLKIPDSRIYTAWNKDNQLLAYAVEGKGADLQGYIHEWGGGLKDLLPLLSHIYREQGRALTMIVPGHSTNLIKNMRDRGLSPIFGHLGMIRLMNTENVFTKLRRYAHSIGINDFVIGEDLESHSYYLGAGNNILRTKKITHLTQLLFGPLRASHIDAFQLETVRKLEQVLPIPMWIWGWDSV, translated from the coding sequence ATGGAAGGACCGCGAGCACCCAAAGAATCTGAGCTTAGCGATGTCATAGAATTTTTAGATCGATATTTAAGACCACAATGTGAATGGTCTATCAGGGACGAATATCCCAACTCGCTTTGCATAAGCAACCAATCCAATATTCGCGTGATCATGGATGGTCCGAAAGTCATCTCTCATGCGGTGGTGAAATACCTAATTATTAAAACAAAGGTGGGTTTGTTTCGGGTGGCGGCCATTGGCAGCGTTCTCACTCACCCCGACTACAGAAGCCAAGGACTCAGTCAAAAAATTCTCAAAGATTGTCTGCAGCTGGCAGAATCACAAGGTTGCGATTTTTCAATTCTATGGACAGACCTCTATGAGTTCTACCGACGAATGGATTTTGAACTGGCGGGCTCAGAGGTTAGTTTTCTTATTGATCGGGAGCTCGCCGCGCCTTTTGACACTCAAATAAAAGTTCTTAACTCCCCTCAAGTCCAGCCTGAAGCACTTTTGAAATTATATGGAGCACACACCGTCACCTCCATGAGAAACGTCAACGACATACGACAATTCTTAAAGATTCCAGATAGTCGTATTTACACGGCGTGGAACAAAGACAACCAGCTTCTGGCCTATGCCGTTGAAGGCAAAGGCGCTGATTTGCAAGGATATATTCATGAGTGGGGAGGCGGCCTTAAAGATTTACTCCCCCTTTTGTCGCATATTTACAGAGAACAAGGGCGAGCTTTAACTATGATCGTCCCCGGCCATTCCACAAACCTGATAAAAAATATGCGTGACCGAGGGCTAAGCCCCATATTCGGGCATCTTGGAATGATTCGCCTTATGAATACCGAGAACGTTTTTACAAAACTTCGACGATATGCCCACTCTATTGGCATCAATGACTTTGTGATCGGAGAAGATCTTGAAAGTCACAGCTACTATTTAGGAGCTGGCAATAATATTTTGAGAACAAAAAAAATTACGCACTTGACCCAATTGTTGTTTGGCCCGCTTCGCGCCTCACACATTGATGCTTTTCAACTAGAAACTGTAAGAAAACTCGAGCAAGTTCTGCCAATACCCATGTGGATTTGGGGATGGGATTCTGTATGA
- a CDS encoding enoyl-CoA hydratase/isomerase family protein: protein MALNFVNKNQILYITLDNLKYGNSFGIEEANRLRDGLDTYSGHSLKGIIFGSSSRRFFCAGGNLSHYSKQQSREEGIADNQVIAKVLDQLSQWPGPTICVVQGDCLGGGMELLSTFDHVLATPHSYFGFWQRRIGLTWGWKGGGRWLSRIPMSTLRSLSLEARSFSAYEALRLGLIDGIEGEHSIYQAAEAWVMQQSSWPQEPIAAIKDFDSKSEQGRFQDLWWNPSHKKALQKFKDKN, encoded by the coding sequence ATGGCTTTAAACTTCGTGAACAAAAATCAGATTCTTTATATCACTCTAGATAACCTTAAATACGGCAATAGCTTCGGAATTGAGGAAGCCAATAGGCTACGTGATGGGCTCGATACATACTCAGGCCATTCACTGAAGGGTATTATTTTTGGCTCTAGCTCACGCCGATTTTTCTGCGCCGGAGGCAATCTGTCGCATTATTCAAAGCAACAATCGAGGGAGGAAGGCATCGCCGACAACCAAGTGATTGCTAAAGTACTAGATCAGTTGAGCCAATGGCCGGGGCCCACAATCTGTGTGGTGCAAGGTGATTGTTTGGGTGGTGGTATGGAGCTATTGAGTACGTTTGATCATGTGTTGGCTACGCCTCATAGCTATTTTGGTTTTTGGCAACGGCGAATAGGTCTCACCTGGGGTTGGAAAGGGGGTGGCCGTTGGTTGTCTCGCATACCCATGTCCACCTTGCGATCGCTCTCGTTGGAGGCACGCTCCTTCAGTGCCTATGAGGCGCTTCGGCTCGGGTTGATTGATGGGATTGAGGGGGAACATTCCATTTATCAGGCGGCAGAGGCCTGGGTGATGCAACAAAGTTCGTGGCCCCAGGAGCCGATTGCCGCAATCAAAGATTTTGATTCAAAATCAGAGCAAGGCCGATTCCAAGATCTTTGGTGGAACCCCTCCCACAAAAAGGCGCTTCAGAAGTTCAAAGACAAAAATTAG
- a CDS encoding integrase, translating to MDRGAVNQYLTLLRQSYQVTSYQEKQKIIDVVGLNFGWHRKSVIRALNRPDSERKSHPGRKRKYSAGAIIHLKKVWLKMDQMCSKRMRAALPRWLKDYNHCSDAIKEELMSMGASTIDRYLRSYKAQLKRKNNTGTRPGSDYFKNRIPIKPLDHNVHEAGVVEADTVAHCGDSLSGVFAWSLTLTDVKTGWTEVRAQWGKSGIGVVNGITNIEENLPFKIKEFCCDNGSEFLNHQLLNYMSQLGQAHKIKRGRPYRKNDQCHVEQKNYTHVRQLFGYHRIDQKELIELMNDIYANEWSQLQNYFMPQMKLIRKTRIGSKYKREYSKPMTPYDRIMAEPTISSEVKARLKRQYDNLNPFALKEALDRKVNRFFKLVNFKPIRNAS from the coding sequence ATGGATCGCGGAGCTGTAAATCAATATTTAACACTTTTGAGACAGAGTTACCAAGTTACTTCTTACCAAGAAAAGCAAAAAATTATTGATGTGGTTGGTCTTAATTTTGGTTGGCATAGAAAATCTGTGATTAGGGCTTTGAATCGGCCTGATAGTGAACGAAAGAGCCACCCTGGTCGAAAGCGGAAGTACTCAGCGGGAGCCATAATCCATCTGAAAAAGGTATGGCTGAAGATGGATCAAATGTGTTCTAAACGGATGCGGGCGGCACTGCCACGGTGGTTAAAAGATTATAACCACTGCAGCGATGCGATAAAGGAAGAATTGATGAGCATGGGGGCAAGTACGATAGACCGCTACTTGCGAAGCTACAAAGCTCAACTTAAGCGAAAAAACAATACTGGCACGAGGCCTGGCAGTGACTACTTTAAAAACAGGATCCCGATTAAGCCGCTGGATCACAACGTCCATGAAGCTGGGGTCGTTGAGGCGGATACAGTCGCTCATTGTGGCGACTCGTTAAGTGGAGTCTTTGCCTGGAGTCTGACCTTAACAGATGTTAAGACGGGTTGGACAGAAGTGCGAGCCCAATGGGGTAAGTCAGGCATAGGAGTGGTCAACGGTATTACAAATATCGAAGAAAATCTTCCGTTCAAAATTAAAGAATTTTGCTGCGACAATGGTTCTGAGTTCTTGAATCACCAGCTGCTCAACTATATGTCTCAACTTGGCCAGGCACACAAGATAAAGCGTGGTCGTCCATACCGCAAGAACGATCAGTGCCATGTTGAGCAGAAGAACTACACTCATGTACGGCAGCTTTTTGGTTACCATAGAATAGACCAAAAAGAACTCATAGAGTTAATGAACGACATTTACGCTAATGAGTGGTCACAGTTGCAAAACTATTTTATGCCGCAGATGAAGTTAATCAGAAAGACAAGAATAGGTTCAAAGTACAAGCGAGAATACTCAAAACCAATGACACCCTATGACCGAATCATGGCTGAACCAACCATATCCTCAGAAGTGAAAGCTCGTCTAAAGCGGCAATACGACAACCTCAATCCCTTTGCGTTAAAGGAAGCTCTCGACAGAAAGGTCAATCGCTTCTTCAAGCTAGTGAACTTCAAACCCATAAGGAACGCATCATGA
- a CDS encoding ATP-binding protein, translated as MWIKRDISDKIVESRRAVQIIRGPRQCGKTSLILKLDPSFIEVSLDDPQLRELANRDPEVFLSQFRGRKLFIDEVQYAPNLFPSIKRQVDLWKRTNQSQQTLYRLTGSNQILLDKNVKESLAGRVSYFDMNTLSIHEIRKHLDVPIQTILYQGGWPELYATEGINAKDYLDDYINTYVEKDIVLSAGIQKRAEFLKFLRLLAGRVGQLVDYASLGRESGVEAKTAKEWLSVLEQMNLVCVTQPYSTNMSSRLVKAPKVYFIDTGLAARLQGWSSPGPILTSPQQGGLFENLVYSEIYKAINNFRLDWKIYHWRSRDNEEIDFLIEKDPSTFLFVEAKVSVQRTPNISKYREVRRVFGESIPEVIICHQEGDRILEKNVPVALLVDRLLA; from the coding sequence ATGTGGATTAAAAGGGATATTTCGGATAAAATCGTAGAAAGCCGCAGGGCAGTGCAGATCATTCGAGGCCCCCGGCAATGCGGCAAAACCAGTCTCATTTTGAAGTTGGACCCGTCTTTTATAGAGGTGTCCTTGGACGACCCCCAACTCCGAGAGCTAGCTAACCGCGATCCTGAAGTTTTTTTGAGTCAATTTCGTGGAAGAAAGTTGTTTATAGACGAAGTTCAGTATGCCCCAAATTTATTTCCATCCATCAAGCGGCAAGTGGATTTATGGAAAAGAACGAACCAATCGCAACAAACATTGTATCGACTAACTGGCTCTAACCAAATACTTTTGGACAAGAATGTAAAAGAAAGTCTTGCCGGAAGAGTCAGCTACTTTGACATGAATACATTATCGATTCATGAAATTCGTAAACACTTAGACGTTCCCATTCAAACCATTTTGTACCAAGGAGGCTGGCCTGAGCTTTACGCCACAGAAGGGATTAACGCCAAAGACTACCTTGACGATTACATCAATACCTATGTGGAAAAAGATATTGTCCTGTCTGCAGGGATTCAAAAGCGAGCTGAATTTTTGAAGTTTCTTCGTCTTTTGGCCGGACGGGTGGGGCAGTTGGTCGATTACGCAAGCCTGGGTAGAGAATCCGGCGTCGAAGCCAAAACCGCCAAAGAGTGGCTTTCTGTGCTTGAGCAAATGAATTTGGTATGTGTGACGCAACCCTATTCGACCAACATGTCCTCTCGATTGGTGAAAGCGCCAAAGGTTTATTTTATCGACACAGGTTTGGCGGCTCGCCTTCAGGGTTGGAGTTCCCCCGGACCTATCCTTACGTCTCCTCAGCAAGGTGGGCTATTTGAGAATTTGGTTTACTCAGAAATTTATAAAGCCATAAATAACTTTAGGTTAGATTGGAAAATTTATCACTGGCGATCCCGGGACAATGAGGAAATAGATTTTCTTATCGAAAAAGACCCAAGTACTTTTTTGTTTGTAGAAGCGAAGGTCAGTGTGCAAAGAACACCAAACATTTCAAAATATAGAGAAGTAAGGCGTGTCTTTGGTGAGTCGATACCTGAGGTGATCATTTGCCATCAAGAAGGTGACCGAATTTTAGAAAAAAACGTACCTGTTGCCCTACTCGTTGATCGTTTGCTTGCTTGA
- a CDS encoding thiamine ABC transporter substrate-binding protein, with protein MRIKSIIILTLLAAVIFAFGLWKFKKDSQGMRESAPIERNLTVFTYPSFMSDYGPGPKLKEEFEKNCHCKVRYLNAGDSVIMLQKLKIKSKLAADVVIGLDQFTQNMAASELEWLPLEMASDVKWREELRGIAKDVFIPYDWAPITFIYRKGELPELQSLEDLKNAKYISQLSLQDPRSSTPGLQFLYWLYAVYGSEGMFTYLKEIQPSIQSISPSWSASYGLFKQKQAGLTLSYLTSPLYHWREDGDRSYQAAAIKEGHPVQVEFMAVPKRCKECDLAKEFVRYLLEPPSQKIIADHNFMLPVIENVESDPLWKDLPDLEILPANRWEEFLTMQDQLLQNWVQVSRGQ; from the coding sequence ATGCGAATTAAATCCATAATCATATTAACTTTATTGGCCGCGGTCATTTTTGCTTTTGGACTTTGGAAGTTTAAAAAAGACTCCCAAGGAATGCGTGAAAGTGCGCCCATTGAAAGAAACCTCACCGTATTTACTTACCCCAGCTTTATGAGTGACTATGGACCGGGGCCAAAACTGAAAGAGGAATTTGAAAAAAACTGCCACTGTAAAGTTCGTTATCTCAATGCGGGCGATTCAGTGATTATGCTGCAAAAGCTTAAAATAAAATCAAAATTGGCGGCTGATGTGGTGATCGGCTTAGACCAATTCACTCAAAACATGGCAGCAAGTGAGCTGGAGTGGCTTCCCCTAGAAATGGCATCAGATGTAAAGTGGCGAGAAGAACTTCGTGGAATCGCAAAAGATGTTTTTATACCCTACGATTGGGCACCAATCACATTTATTTATCGCAAAGGCGAGTTGCCAGAGCTGCAGTCCTTAGAAGATTTAAAAAATGCAAAATATATAAGTCAACTGAGCTTGCAAGACCCTCGAAGTAGCACGCCAGGCCTGCAGTTTTTGTATTGGTTGTACGCCGTCTACGGGTCAGAGGGAATGTTCACTTACCTGAAAGAAATCCAACCCAGCATACAAAGTATTTCGCCCTCTTGGTCAGCTTCTTATGGGCTGTTTAAGCAGAAACAAGCGGGTCTTACCCTGTCTTATTTGACATCACCACTTTATCATTGGCGCGAAGATGGCGACCGTAGTTATCAAGCGGCTGCAATCAAAGAAGGTCACCCGGTTCAAGTGGAGTTTATGGCCGTACCTAAGCGCTGTAAAGAATGTGACTTGGCAAAAGAATTTGTGCGCTACTTATTGGAACCACCGTCACAAAAAATTATTGCGGATCACAACTTTATGTTGCCAGTCATCGAGAACGTAGAGAGCGATCCCTTGTGGAAGGATCTGCCGGACCTTGAAATATTGCCGGCCAATCGTTGGGAAGAATTTCTAACCATGCAAGATCAGCTGCTGCAAAATTGGGTGCAGGTCAGTCGTGGCCAATAG
- a CDS encoding PilZ domain-containing protein translates to MQKIIVFSESRFHAEQIRMRLEAKLPYQIESTFNRVGLINVLNSKCFNLMICHARQLSDEGYEHLKELTDEGHVFPIILITEKKQLPDTYNAFDMPHLHVVQEPVEEKTLFGLARKLVVSKNIPQQKFRRFRTNQVAEVEAIMEGDSLSGNMYNLSKGGAYCEFDGPRVFAVGDLVRMKINLADMKSERLMNAKVVWTTVKGRTSGRPGVGMQFVNAQDTYKYLIDRF, encoded by the coding sequence ATGCAAAAAATTATTGTGTTCAGTGAGTCTCGCTTTCATGCCGAACAAATTCGAATGCGCCTGGAAGCTAAATTGCCCTACCAAATTGAATCTACCTTTAATCGAGTGGGCTTAATCAACGTCCTTAACAGTAAATGTTTTAATCTAATGATCTGTCATGCTCGACAGCTCAGCGATGAAGGCTATGAACACTTAAAAGAACTTACCGATGAAGGACACGTCTTCCCGATTATTCTAATTACAGAAAAAAAACAGCTACCAGATACTTACAATGCATTTGATATGCCTCATCTTCATGTGGTGCAAGAACCCGTAGAAGAAAAAACCCTTTTCGGATTGGCCCGCAAACTAGTGGTTTCAAAAAATATTCCACAACAAAAATTCAGACGTTTTCGCACCAACCAGGTGGCTGAAGTGGAAGCCATCATGGAAGGCGATTCACTTTCTGGCAATATGTACAACCTTTCAAAAGGGGGTGCCTATTGTGAGTTTGACGGCCCCAGAGTCTTTGCTGTGGGTGATTTGGTGCGAATGAAAATCAATTTGGCCGACATGAAATCGGAACGCCTCATGAATGCCAAGGTGGTGTGGACCACAGTCAAAGGCCGCACTTCAGGCCGACCAGGCGTGGGTATGCAATTCGTTAACGCCCAAGATACGTACAAGTATCTGATCGATCGGTTCTAA
- a CDS encoding type II secretion system protein translates to MFANKKINQSGMTLIEIMVTVGIMGIVIAGTASMMAQMLRGQKTIEMRLAVQDLRENVRSFIVNEEAWGKTVEDLNVNQGGTCLADAASGYECKDVVDAGQAIPQIMDAAGGVKYESTAGPGNGFTATGAACDGTMTPYPSSQCPISMDISWKPDASASCANTGCKNPTAVITVDFTYDPGDAKPVPFNINRFDIEIRKPGVPLTLSFNCASVGGTFDQATQKCVVDTDPQQVCSTMGGQYDDKTQSCDMGIVPGPTAQQTCAEMGGTYNDQTKKCEFGTDQKTVCETVGGTFNATTGNCTLPTQVDNSIETTCESLGGKYNASKGTCNLGNPAKDSCLALGGTFNNGQCTLTQLVGDCPPGQVVVGFTDSGARRCASLRSMTGGACPAGEVSAGFKKDGTQICRSIVASIGNCGVNESFRGYDNSGAIICEPAGANLEKCPTGEALRGYRNDGTAICIAASGGSGGGSGGGGALDGRWEVTAMPMQAGSMGQLCSNYTINDSGCGLSMIGRKSNTSCPVQGDVRFCWCQSNFKQPKRRFEITCK, encoded by the coding sequence ATGTTTGCCAACAAAAAAATTAATCAGTCAGGTATGACCTTAATTGAGATCATGGTCACAGTGGGAATCATGGGCATCGTGATTGCCGGAACGGCGTCAATGATGGCTCAGATGTTGCGCGGTCAAAAGACCATCGAGATGCGACTGGCTGTACAAGACCTTCGCGAAAATGTGCGCAGTTTTATTGTGAATGAAGAAGCCTGGGGTAAAACCGTTGAAGATCTCAATGTGAATCAGGGCGGCACTTGTCTTGCGGATGCTGCCAGTGGTTACGAATGTAAAGATGTCGTGGATGCGGGTCAGGCCATTCCCCAAATTATGGATGCCGCTGGCGGTGTGAAGTATGAATCCACAGCGGGGCCAGGCAATGGATTCACGGCGACAGGAGCCGCGTGTGATGGCACGATGACGCCCTATCCCTCATCCCAATGTCCGATTTCTATGGACATCAGCTGGAAACCCGATGCATCTGCGAGTTGTGCAAACACGGGCTGTAAAAACCCAACGGCTGTGATCACTGTGGACTTCACCTATGACCCTGGTGACGCCAAACCCGTGCCCTTTAACATCAATCGATTTGATATAGAAATTAGAAAACCTGGTGTACCACTCACGTTGTCATTTAACTGTGCCTCGGTGGGCGGAACTTTTGATCAAGCCACACAAAAGTGTGTAGTGGATACTGATCCCCAGCAAGTGTGCAGCACCATGGGTGGTCAGTATGATGATAAAACCCAATCTTGCGACATGGGAATAGTGCCCGGCCCCACCGCTCAACAGACCTGTGCAGAAATGGGTGGTACTTATAACGACCAAACCAAAAAATGTGAGTTTGGTACAGATCAAAAAACAGTGTGTGAGACCGTGGGTGGTACATTTAATGCCACCACGGGCAATTGCACGTTGCCCACACAGGTGGACAACAGCATAGAAACCACCTGTGAGTCTCTGGGGGGTAAATACAATGCCAGTAAAGGCACATGTAACTTAGGAAACCCAGCTAAAGATTCATGTTTGGCCTTGGGCGGAACATTCAACAACGGTCAGTGTACTTTAACTCAATTAGTGGGTGACTGTCCCCCAGGACAAGTGGTTGTTGGCTTTACCGATTCAGGCGCACGCCGCTGTGCCAGCCTTCGCTCCATGACCGGCGGCGCTTGTCCCGCCGGTGAAGTGTCTGCGGGATTTAAAAAAGATGGAACTCAAATATGCCGATCTATCGTTGCCAGCATTGGAAACTGTGGCGTCAATGAGTCTTTTAGAGGCTATGACAACTCTGGAGCAATTATTTGCGAGCCGGCAGGAGCCAACTTAGAAAAGTGTCCCACAGGCGAGGCTCTTCGAGGTTACAGAAATGACGGAACAGCAATTTGTATCGCAGCAAGTGGAGGCAGTGGTGGAGGTTCTGGTGGGGGCGGTGCACTTGATGGGCGGTGGGAAGTGACAGCGATGCCTATGCAGGCTGGTTCGATGGGTCAACTTTGTTCAAATTATACGATAAATGATAGCGGTTGTGGTCTCTCCATGATAGGTAGAAAGTCAAATACGAGTTGTCCAGTTCAGGGAGATGTCCGATTTTGTTGGTGCCAATCGAACTTTAAACAACCCAAACGAAGATTTGAAATTACATGTAAATAA